TGGAAGTAGCCGTGGTCGCTGGTGTGTACGACGAGTGTGTTGTTGGTTTGTCCAATGGCGTCAATTTTGTCGAGTACCCGGCCCAGGGCATCATCTACGCCGCGCACGGTGCGCACGTAGTTGCGCATAAAGGTGTCGTAGCGTTCGTTGTCTCCGTAATTATACGGGCGTTCGCGAAGGGTTCTGGCTTTGCCATCGCGAGATGCGCCCAGGGCATTGGGTTTGGGTAGTTCGTCATCGGAATAGGCATTGGCATGACGCGGCGGTGGGGTGAAGGGTCCGTGAGGGGCTTTGTACCACAGGCAGATTGCCCAGGGGCGGTCGTCGTTTTGGTCGAGAAATTGTTCGACGTAGTCGGCGAGGAGGTCGGTGTTATATCCCTGATGTTTGACTTCTTCACCGTCGATGATAAAGATCGGGTCTTCGTAGTCTCCCTGGCCGCGAAAGCTGACCCAGCGCTCAAAGCCGGGTTTGGGGTCGCCGCCGGGCAGGTCAATGCCTTCGGTTCCGTAGTGTATTTTTCCAAAGAAGCCCGTGCGATATCCGGCTTTTTGTAATTGCTCGGGCCATGTTACGAGGTCGGGGCGAATCGGTGCGCGATTGTGTGCTGCCCGGTGGGTGTGAGGATAAACACCGGAAAGATGGCTGGCTCGGCTGGGCGCGCATAGGGGTATGGCGGTAAAGCCATTGGCAAAGCGGATGCCTTCACGGGCGAGGCGGTCCATAGCAGGTGTGTCGATGAAGGGATGTCCCGCACATCCCATGCAGTCGTGTCGCTGGTCGTCGCACATGGAAAAGAGGATGTTGGGTTGTCTGGTCATTATGAATCTCCGGAAGGGGTTGGTATGTCACTTTTAACAGCTAAAGATAAAGCTTTTTTTCAAGAAAATGGCTATCTCATTCGATACAATATGTTGAGTGAGGGTCAAATTCAAGGGGCGGTCGATACGCTTTGGCATTATATTGAAGCAGATCGCTATGATCCACAGACCTGGGTGGATGCAGGTCCGCGGAGTCCAGATTGTTGGGATCATCCCGCGATTCGCGCAACGCTTTACGAAACGGATTTGTTTGCGATGTGCAGGGAACTGGCTGGCGATTTGAGCGATGATGCAGATCCTTCGACCATTCTGGTGTATCCCAGTGGCAGCGATGAGTGGGCGATCAAGTTACCACATCTGGATGGTTATAATAAGAGCGAGCAGGCAACCGTGGGGTTTACGATTGGTGTGACGGTTTATCTGAGTGATGTGGCGCCGCGTGGCGGAGGTTTTACACTGTGGCCCGGTAGTCATAAGGCTGTTGCTGAATTTTTCAAGTCGCATTCCCTGCTGGGTCTCAATATGCATCATCCCGGCGGCATTGTCGAGCGCGATATGGGCCGCATTTTCGATCTGAATGAACCTGTTGAGCTGGTCGGGCAGGCGGGTACTGCGTGTATCTGGCACGGGTATATGGTTCACAGCGGTACGTCGAATTGCAGCGATCAGATACGGATGGCTCTGGTGAGTCGCATGAGTACAAAAAATTGGGATCTGTTGCAGTTTGAGACGCCGGATGATATGTGGGAATATTGGGAAGTGTGAAGGATGAAGTGTGAAGTATGAAGTGGAAAGGAAGACCGTCATTGCGGCAGGGTGTAAGCCGCAATCCAGTGGGGGTTGGGTAGTTGGGGAAGTGTGAAGGAGAATATTATTATGGATTTTGTAAAGTTGAGCGATGAGCAGCGGGAGTTTTTTGATGCGGAAGGGTATCTGGTGGTGGAGGATGTTCTGGGGGCTGAGGAAATCGCGCGGTTGACGGATGCGTGTGATGCGATGATGGCGTTTTATGATGATAGGGGAAGGGCGTATAAGCAGTTTCGAGATGGGATAGTGGAGGAGCCTGTATTTCGTTCTTTGATTGCCCATTCGGGGACGGTGCCTCTGGTGATTCAGCTTTTGAGTCCAGATATTCATTTGCAGAATACGGCGATTATTTACAAGGATCCAGAGGATGCCGAGACGACGGAGCCGATGCGTTCCTGGCATCGGGATATTGGGATTACGCAGGAGATCGGGCATGCGTATCAGCCGCGTGTTGGGATTAAGGTGTGTTATTGTTTGACGGATTTTCCGGGACCGGATTCGGGGATTACGCGGTTTGCGAGGAGGAGTCATGTGCTCAATGAACCGCTGGGTATTCCGAGAGGTGAAGTGGATCCGCCCGAGGTGGTACAGCCGGTGTGTAAGGCGGGGGATGCGCTGTTTTTTGAGAATCGCATTTTTCACACCAAGTCGCCGAATTTGAGCCATCGCACGTCCAGGGTGGTTATTTTTGGGTATAGTTATAGCTGGATTCGGAATGGTTTTTATTTGGGGAATTTAGATGATGACGTGATCGCAGATTTGAGCGATATTGAGAAGCAACTTCTGGATGTGCAGTTGAGCGATAATCCCAACTTGAGCGCGAGGCCAAATACGTATCCGCTTACCGATTGGGCAGAGGAGCACGGGGTGACGCCCGAGCAGGTTCCGTGGACGGTTGAAGTTTAGGAATAGGAGGAAGCAATGCGCGTTGGGAGATGGATTTTATGCTTCATTTTAATCGGGGCAACAGGTGTATATGCTCAGGAGGCTGAGAGAAAAGGGACGCCGCCCACGCTTGAGAATGTGGCGTATGGACCTTATGAGCGCAATGTGCTGGATTTTTGGAGGGCAGAGTCGGATGTACCAGCACCTGTTTTGATTTTTATTCACGGGGGTGGGTTTGTCGGTGGTAATAAAAGGGGTGTTCGCGGCAGTGTGGTTGTTGAGACTTGTTTGGAAAAGGGCGTTTCATTTGCGGCGATTAACTACAGGTTTAAAAATACTGCACCCATACAGGATATTTTGCGCGATGCGGCGCGGGCAGTGCAGTTTATCAGGTACAATGCCGAGGCGTGGCACGTCGATCCCAAACGCATCGCTTCTTATGGTGGCTCTGCCGGTGCGGGGACTTCGATGTGGCTGGCTTTTCACGATGATCTGGCCGATCCCGATAGTGAAGATCCCGTGCTTCGCCAGTCTTCGCGCATTGTGGCGGCGGGGTCTCGCAATGGTCAGTTTTCCTATGATATATTTCAATGGGAATCTGTGCTCGGTTTGCCTGCTGAGAATTTTTATTCCAGGGATGTCTCGTTTTACGGCCTGGCTACGTTTGATGAAGCTGAGACCGAAAAGGGCAAACAGATTCGGGCGGATGTGGATATGCGCGGGTTGATTACTAAAGACGATCCACCTGTGTTTTTGTTTTGTAGTCAAAGGGGTGGGGTGCCCCAAAATCGCGGTCATTATGTTCATCATCCCAAACATTCAATTGCGATCAAAGAGCGGTGCGATGAAGCAGGTGTGGAGGTGGAGATGTATTTGCCGAAGATGGGATCGCCACCGCCGGGGAATGCGAATCAGGCGATGTTGGCGTTCTTTTTTAAGCATTTGAAGGTTGAGTAAAGGAGGTTGATGTGGCGTTCAAGGTATTGACAGACGCGCAGGTAGCGCATTTTGTGGAGAAGGGGTATGTGAAGTTAGAGGGGTGTTTTGAGAAGGCGGAGATTCAGGATTGGCTCGATCTGGCATATCTGCGTTTGGGGTATGACAGGGATGATCCCACGACCTGGGTCGAAGATCGCATTCACATGCCGTCGATGAATCGGCGGGCAGTTGCCGATCTCGCGCCAAAAGCATGGGATGGGATATGCGATGTGATGGGCGGGGCAGAGCGCATTGAGGGTGAGCCTTCGTGGGGGGATGGGTTTATTATTAATTTTCACAAAGATGCCGATGATCCCTATGTTCCGTCGGCAAAGCATGGGGGATGGCACAAGGATGGCAATTTTTTTCGGCATTTTCTGGATAGTCCAGAGCAGGGTCTGTTGACGGTGGTGGTTTGGGATGATGTGTTGCCCAATAGCGGCGGTACGTATCTCGCGCCGGATTCGATTCCAAAAGTTGCGCGGTTTTTGTACGATCATCCCGAGGGTCTGGAACCGACGGGTTCGTTTGGGAAGATGATTGAGGGATGTGAGGAGTTTGTCGAGGCGACGGGTAATGCAGGCGATGTGTATCTGATTCATCCGTATATGTTGCATTCTGCTGCGCCAAATCCTTCGGGGCGTCCG
This window of the Gemmatimonadota bacterium genome carries:
- a CDS encoding sulfatase-like hydrolase/transferase; this translates as MTRQPNILFSMCDDQRHDCMGCAGHPFIDTPAMDRLAREGIRFANGFTAIPLCAPSRASHLSGVYPHTHRAAHNRAPIRPDLVTWPEQLQKAGYRTGFFGKIHYGTEGIDLPGGDPKPGFERWVSFRGQGDYEDPIFIIDGEEVKHQGYNTDLLADYVEQFLDQNDDRPWAICLWYKAPHGPFTPPPRHANAYSDDELPKPNALGASRDGKARTLRERPYNYGDNERYDTFMRNYVRTVRGVDDALGRVLDKIDAIGQTNNTLVVHTSDHGYFHGEFGLGDKRWMYDPSIRVPYLMRYPDLIANPGRVEQTDVISLDIPATIMDVSGLGVPDHYHGHSLRPLLTNTGEIPRQDLFFEYFEDPPYPYFPTMVCLRTQTEKLIHYIREGEGDEYYDLVNDPDEYTNAIADPSYAHRVADMQKRLSDAQERFEFTVPDLSGQY
- a CDS encoding phytanoyl-CoA dioxygenase family protein, encoding MSRTSHAVVSLVVAHGKEDVGLSGHYESPEGVGMSLLTAKDKAFFQENGYLIRYNMLSEGQIQGAVDTLWHYIEADRYDPQTWVDAGPRSPDCWDHPAIRATLYETDLFAMCRELAGDLSDDADPSTILVYPSGSDEWAIKLPHLDGYNKSEQATVGFTIGVTVYLSDVAPRGGGFTLWPGSHKAVAEFFKSHSLLGLNMHHPGGIVERDMGRIFDLNEPVELVGQAGTACIWHGYMVHSGTSNCSDQIRMALVSRMSTKNWDLLQFETPDDMWEYWEV
- a CDS encoding phytanoyl-CoA dioxygenase family protein; protein product: MDFVKLSDEQREFFDAEGYLVVEDVLGAEEIARLTDACDAMMAFYDDRGRAYKQFRDGIVEEPVFRSLIAHSGTVPLVIQLLSPDIHLQNTAIIYKDPEDAETTEPMRSWHRDIGITQEIGHAYQPRVGIKVCYCLTDFPGPDSGITRFARRSHVLNEPLGIPRGEVDPPEVVQPVCKAGDALFFENRIFHTKSPNLSHRTSRVVIFGYSYSWIRNGFYLGNLDDDVIADLSDIEKQLLDVQLSDNPNLSARPNTYPLTDWAEEHGVTPEQVPWTVEV
- a CDS encoding alpha/beta hydrolase → MRVGRWILCFILIGATGVYAQEAERKGTPPTLENVAYGPYERNVLDFWRAESDVPAPVLIFIHGGGFVGGNKRGVRGSVVVETCLEKGVSFAAINYRFKNTAPIQDILRDAARAVQFIRYNAEAWHVDPKRIASYGGSAGAGTSMWLAFHDDLADPDSEDPVLRQSSRIVAAGSRNGQFSYDIFQWESVLGLPAENFYSRDVSFYGLATFDEAETEKGKQIRADVDMRGLITKDDPPVFLFCSQRGGVPQNRGHYVHHPKHSIAIKERCDEAGVEVEMYLPKMGSPPPGNANQAMLAFFFKHLKVE